A genomic window from Variovorax paradoxus includes:
- a CDS encoding Bug family tripartite tricarboxylate transporter substrate binding protein, whose amino-acid sequence MQFSRRSLLAAIAMASCLIAFHSSRAQGYPVQPVRVLVPYVPGGLPDTVARIVAQKLTESLGQSFLVDNKPGAGGAVAALTLAHAPADGYTLMVTDGSMLAIQKFVNAKPVFDAEKDFAPVSLIGIAPLYLAVNANLKVNNLDDLIALARAKPGMLSYGSSGIGSVHHLTAEAMNAALGVNIRHIPYRGSGQSVPAMIGGQVDMIFASPPALMGFVLNGRAKLMAINAARRSPQTPTIPALAEKIPGFDFAFNVVMLAKPGIPASVVAKINAEVTKIVKMPEVVEQLQKAGVDPVGASVQQTETALHLESKRIGDAARLANLKPE is encoded by the coding sequence ATGCAATTCTCTCGTCGCTCCCTGCTGGCAGCCATCGCGATGGCATCTTGTTTGATTGCATTTCACTCCAGCCGCGCGCAGGGCTACCCGGTTCAACCCGTGCGAGTACTGGTGCCGTATGTCCCCGGCGGTCTGCCGGACACAGTTGCCCGAATCGTTGCCCAAAAGCTGACCGAGTCGCTCGGTCAATCGTTCCTGGTCGACAACAAGCCAGGTGCAGGAGGTGCTGTGGCCGCGTTGACCTTGGCTCATGCGCCGGCAGATGGCTACACCTTGATGGTGACCGACGGGTCGATGTTGGCGATCCAGAAGTTCGTGAACGCGAAGCCGGTGTTCGATGCAGAAAAGGACTTCGCGCCGGTATCGCTGATCGGGATCGCGCCGCTCTACCTTGCAGTGAACGCGAATCTCAAGGTCAACAATCTCGACGATCTAATCGCTCTTGCAAGGGCAAAACCAGGCATGTTGAGCTACGGCTCTTCCGGCATCGGCAGCGTTCACCACCTCACTGCTGAGGCGATGAACGCCGCCTTGGGAGTCAACATCCGACACATTCCGTATCGCGGCAGTGGCCAGTCGGTTCCCGCAATGATCGGAGGCCAGGTCGACATGATCTTCGCGTCGCCACCAGCGCTCATGGGATTCGTGTTGAACGGGAGAGCCAAGCTGATGGCGATCAATGCGGCCAGGCGTTCGCCTCAAACCCCCACCATTCCAGCACTGGCCGAGAAGATTCCCGGCTTCGACTTCGCCTTCAACGTCGTGATGCTGGCGAAGCCGGGCATCCCTGCCAGCGTTGTCGCCAAGATCAACGCAGAGGTCACAAAGATCGTGAAGATGCCTGAGGTCGTTGAGCAATTGCAGAAAGCCGGCGTGGATCCCGTCGGCGCTTCCGTACAACAGACAGAAACCGCCTTGCACCTTGAGTCGAAGCGCATCGGCGACGCCGCTCGGCTCGCCAACCTGAAGCCAGAGTGA
- a CDS encoding ABC transporter substrate-binding protein: MSKLQLSIAMGDYDRTRALFDGRVQIDGVDPVFMLLSPEEMFFRAMRSRDFDITEMSFSSYLVKHSRGECPYVAIPVFLSRAFRHTSLYARKDRIRRPEDLKGKRIGLPEYQLTANVWARAILQDDHGVRPEDVTWVRGGIDQPGRPEKIKLELPPAVRVEAAPAGLTISELLDRGEIDAFMAPRPPSRHILQKNPDIAWLFDDPTAAAKDYYRRTGVFPIMHVVGIRQELATRHPWLPAAVQKAFTQSKEAALDLLSDTSATKVTLPFVEEQLKAARETLGDDFWSYGVAPARQTLETFVRHHHSQGLSPRQVAVEELFHPSTYESYSI; this comes from the coding sequence ATGTCCAAGCTCCAGCTTTCCATCGCCATGGGCGACTACGACCGAACACGCGCACTTTTTGATGGTCGCGTGCAGATCGATGGCGTGGATCCCGTGTTCATGCTCCTCAGCCCGGAAGAGATGTTCTTTCGCGCCATGCGCAGCCGCGATTTCGATATCACCGAGATGTCCTTCTCCAGCTACCTGGTCAAGCACTCGCGCGGCGAGTGCCCATACGTCGCGATTCCCGTGTTCCTGTCGCGTGCGTTCCGGCATACGTCCCTCTACGCGCGCAAGGACCGCATCCGGCGGCCCGAAGACCTCAAAGGTAAGCGTATCGGTCTGCCCGAATACCAGCTCACCGCAAATGTCTGGGCACGGGCCATCTTGCAGGACGACCACGGGGTGCGGCCAGAAGACGTTACTTGGGTCCGTGGCGGCATTGATCAGCCGGGACGCCCGGAGAAGATCAAGCTGGAGCTACCACCGGCGGTCAGGGTCGAAGCGGCACCGGCCGGACTGACCATCTCCGAGCTTCTGGACCGTGGCGAGATTGATGCCTTCATGGCGCCGCGCCCACCGAGCCGGCACATTCTGCAGAAGAACCCCGACATTGCCTGGCTGTTTGATGACCCCACGGCGGCCGCTAAAGACTACTACCGCCGGACCGGCGTGTTCCCCATCATGCACGTCGTCGGCATCCGCCAGGAGCTCGCGACTCGTCATCCGTGGCTGCCAGCCGCGGTGCAGAAGGCGTTCACTCAATCCAAGGAAGCAGCGTTGGATCTGCTCTCGGACACCTCGGCAACCAAGGTAACGCTGCCATTCGTTGAGGAGCAATTGAAGGCAGCTCGCGAAACACTGGGAGATGACTTCTGGTCATACGGGGTCGCCCCCGCCCGCCAGACGCTGGAAACGTTCGTCCGTCACCATCATTCGCAGGGTCTCTCTCCACGGCAGGTGGCGGTGGAAGAACTGTTCCATCCCTCCACATACGAGAGCTACAGCATCTGA
- a CDS encoding Rieske 2Fe-2S domain-containing protein has product MLTKDENELLCHVEGDAPMGRLMRQHWTPVCLEEEVSDPDGDPVKARVFGEKVVVFRDTDGRVGVLDEACPHRRASLALGRNEEGGLRCLYHGWKMDADGNVLEMASEPGASGMVDKVKHKAYPAKVWGGMVWAWFGNGGQEPEFTPPPWAPTADVRVSIAKVLIPCNWAQILEGAIDSAHSSSLHSSDMVPARVTGAEATNKTWLRPSTDKAPRMQVQRTAYGFRYAALRRPIHNAATHEYVRSTVFVAPATALIPPNNMYNVANVNVPMDNTSTAFYFIAWGNPASTPETDTWRKFLRQTVGIDLDAEYRPLRTVENRFWQDRQAMKAGNFTGISGFPNQDVAMWVTMGPIADRSNDRLGASDLAIVEFRRVMLDAIEAVQRGEPAIGSQAQMVPRKVCSFQAVLPKTVDWRDFDANPVGRSDQEDQPDFEPSYST; this is encoded by the coding sequence ATGCTGACCAAGGACGAAAACGAACTGCTTTGCCACGTAGAAGGCGACGCTCCAATGGGACGTTTGATGCGCCAGCACTGGACGCCAGTCTGTTTGGAGGAGGAAGTGAGCGACCCGGATGGAGACCCAGTCAAGGCTCGCGTATTTGGCGAAAAGGTCGTCGTGTTTCGCGACACTGATGGCCGCGTCGGCGTACTCGACGAGGCCTGCCCGCACCGTCGCGCCTCGCTCGCTCTTGGTCGCAATGAGGAAGGGGGTCTACGATGCCTCTATCACGGTTGGAAAATGGATGCGGACGGCAATGTCCTGGAGATGGCCTCCGAACCGGGTGCCAGCGGCATGGTCGACAAGGTGAAGCACAAGGCTTATCCCGCAAAAGTGTGGGGCGGCATGGTCTGGGCATGGTTTGGGAACGGCGGACAGGAGCCCGAGTTCACGCCGCCGCCCTGGGCGCCCACGGCTGACGTAAGGGTCAGCATCGCCAAGGTGCTCATCCCCTGCAACTGGGCACAGATCCTGGAGGGCGCAATCGATTCCGCGCACAGTTCCAGTCTCCACTCGTCGGACATGGTGCCTGCTCGCGTGACTGGTGCAGAGGCGACGAACAAGACATGGCTGCGTCCATCGACCGACAAGGCTCCCCGCATGCAGGTGCAGCGCACGGCGTATGGCTTTCGCTATGCGGCGCTGCGCCGGCCGATCCACAACGCAGCGACTCACGAGTACGTGCGGTCGACCGTCTTCGTCGCACCCGCGACTGCGCTGATCCCGCCCAACAACATGTACAACGTTGCGAACGTGAATGTGCCGATGGACAACACGAGCACGGCCTTCTATTTCATTGCGTGGGGTAATCCTGCCAGCACACCGGAAACGGATACTTGGCGCAAATTCCTGCGACAGACCGTGGGGATTGACCTGGACGCCGAATACCGCCCTCTGCGCACCGTGGAGAACAGGTTCTGGCAAGACAGGCAAGCCATGAAGGCTGGCAATTTCACCGGCATCTCCGGGTTCCCCAACCAGGACGTCGCGATGTGGGTCACCATGGGCCCGATCGCCGATCGCAGCAACGATCGGCTCGGGGCCAGTGACCTCGCGATCGTCGAGTTCCGCCGCGTCATGCTGGATGCCATTGAAGCGGTGCAAAGGGGGGAGCCAGCCATCGGCAGCCAGGCCCAGATGGTTCCGCGCAAGGTTTGCTCATTTCAGGCGGTGTTGCCCAAGACCGTCGACTGGCGGGATTTTGACGCGAACCCCGTGGGGCGCAGCGATCAGGAAGACCAGCCGGATTTCGAACCCTCCTACTCGACCTGA
- a CDS encoding bacteriohemerythrin, producing MGSATSTSAAFAWTDDLRLGWAPMDAIHEEFVELVRSLLSALPEEISEKLQAIRTHTEQHFAEEERWMDESGFPARSCHAEEHAAVLASMAGVTRKVAAGHVEAARDLARALIDWFPSHAGYLDSALAQWLCKQHLGGQPVVLRRSIAAPSQLTPETLGIQAC from the coding sequence ATGGGTTCTGCTACCTCCACGTCCGCCGCCTTCGCCTGGACCGACGACCTCCGATTGGGCTGGGCCCCCATGGACGCGATCCACGAAGAGTTCGTGGAGCTGGTCCGCAGCCTCCTCTCAGCCCTGCCCGAAGAAATTTCAGAGAAGCTGCAAGCCATCAGGACGCACACGGAGCAACACTTCGCCGAGGAAGAGCGCTGGATGGACGAAAGCGGTTTCCCCGCGCGCAGCTGCCATGCCGAGGAGCATGCGGCCGTGCTGGCGAGCATGGCGGGCGTTACGCGCAAGGTGGCCGCTGGTCATGTCGAAGCTGCACGTGACCTCGCGCGCGCGCTCATCGATTGGTTTCCCAGCCATGCCGGCTACCTGGATTCGGCACTCGCGCAATGGTTGTGCAAGCAGCATCTTGGCGGCCAACCTGTGGTGCTTCGACGCTCCATCGCCGCGCCTTCTCAACTCACCCCTGAAACTCTGGGAATTCAAGCATGCTGA